In Rhineura floridana isolate rRhiFlo1 chromosome 12, rRhiFlo1.hap2, whole genome shotgun sequence, a single window of DNA contains:
- the LOC133368458 gene encoding N-acetylglucosamine-1-phosphotransferase subunit gamma-like codes for MAAPTSSRRGGKEEKEERVDMATALPPHLLLLLLVLPRMGGQAAAGKMKVVEEPNSFGLNNPFLPPSNRLQPKAAPSPLSGPAHLFRLAGKCFSYVESLYKYEFCPFHNVTQHEQSFRWNAYSGILGIWHEWEIENNMFVGMWMRDGDSCETKNRQTKVLLVCGKNNRLADVSEPSTCVYSLTFETPLVCHPHSLLVYPALPETLQRKWDEVEQLRHDELITKQGYKKRLREIFEEASFFKFTGEKVSEGKRTKPQNLEFHSLEKCNKVCERLLKCIASGNVAQHLCG; via the coding sequence ATGGCCGCCCCCACCAGTAGCCGCCGCGGCgggaaggaagagaaagaggaaagggtTGATATGGCGACAGCGCTCCCCCCCCACCTTCTGCTCCTGCTTTTGGTGCTGCCTCGGATGGGAGGACAAGCCGCTGCCGGGAAGATGAAAGTAGTGGAGGAGCCCAACAGCTTCGGGCTCAACAATCCCTTCCTGCCTCCCTCGAACCGCCTCCAGCCCAAAGCGGCCCCCTCCCCTCTGTCAGGTCCTGCACATCTTTTTAGACTGGCAGGCAAGTGCTTCAGTTATGTGGAGTCTTTGTACAAATATGAGTTCTGCCCATTCCATAATGTCACACAGCATGAGCAGAGTTTCCGGTGGAATGCCTACAGTGGGATTCTCGGAATCTGGCATGAATGGGAAATTGAAAACAATATGTTTGTTGGGATGTGGATGAGAGATGGAGATTCATGTGAAACCAAGAACAGACAGACAAAGGTTCTTCTTGTATGTGGAAAGAACAACAGATTGGCTGATGTGTCTGAACCAAGCACTTGTGTTTATTCTCTTACATTTGAAACTCCACTTGTTTGTCACCCACATTCTCTCTTAGTGTACCCAGCTTTGCCTGAAACCCTCCAGAGAAAGTGGGATGAAGTGGAGCAGTTGCGTCATGATGAGCTAATCACAAAACAGGGATACAAGAAACGGTTGAGAGAGATATTTGAAGAAGCTAGCTTTTTTAAATTTACAGGAGAGAAAGTGAGTGAAGGAAAGAGAACAAAACCTCAAAATCTGGAATTCCACTCGCTGGAAAAGTGCAATAAGGTGTGTGAGAGGTTGCTGAAATGCATAGCGTCAGGGAATGTGGCCCAGCACTTATGTGGATGA